The Rhizobium rhizogenes sequence GCGCGCTCCTGCGGTTGGCGCTGCCGAAGAAGCGTCGCCGCGCCGTATCGGGCGAAATCGCGGCGGGCGCGGGACAGCCTGCACCATTGCTATCGGCCGACTGGCGGATCTGTGCGGACATGTTCATGGCCGGTCTCCTCACCCGTCCTTCTTCGCGCCGCGGGGTCTGGCGAGAGAGACGATCTTGTCCTTGGCCTCCAGAAGCTTCGTAACCTTCGAGCCGAGCGCCAGGAGCGACGCCAGCCTTTCCGTCTCCAGCCGCTTCACATCATCATACCAGCCGGTGAGCTGCTCGATCAGCGTCTTCATCTCGTCTATGCGCTTTTGCGCGTGCCGCTCGCCCTCGTTTTCCGGTGTCTCCATCAGAATCTCACGCAGCACGCTGAGCGTCGGATCGATCTCACGCTTCTTGCGCTCTTCGGCAAGCGTGCGGAGAATTTGCCAGACATCTTCCGGTGTCGTGAAGAAATCGCGCCTGTCGCCGGGGAAATGCTTGAGAATTGCAAGGTTCCACGCCTGAAGCTCCTTCAGGCTCATCGACACGTTGGAACGGGAAATGCCGAGCGCCTCCACAATATCGTCCGCGCAGAGCGGCTGCGGCGAAATATAAAGCAAAGCATAGACTTGGCCGACAGTGCGGTT is a genomic window containing:
- a CDS encoding GbsR/MarR family transcriptional regulator, with the translated sequence MPTTLSPLVQSFVLHFGEMGSRWGINRTVGQVYALLYISPQPLCADDIVEALGISRSNVSMSLKELQAWNLAILKHFPGDRRDFFTTPEDVWQILRTLAEERKKREIDPTLSVLREILMETPENEGERHAQKRIDEMKTLIEQLTGWYDDVKRLETERLASLLALGSKVTKLLEAKDKIVSLARPRGAKKDG